The window TTGCAGCAGATAGACCAATCCATGAAAAGCCTTGAAGTGAAAGCCCCTGTGAGTGGCCTATTGACGGAGATGCCGCTCGAAGGTTGGATGTCCTTGCAACCGGGTGCTACGATCGGTGTTATTCAGAGACTGGATCCGATTAAAATTAAAGCGCAGCTAACGGAAGAAGAAACGAAACGCTTAAGTGACAAGACAGAGCTGTCCTACTTCATAGCAGGAACCAAACAGAAGTACAAAGGGAGGATCAGTTATCTCTCCAAGGTTATCGATCCGGAAACGAAAGCCTATGAAATCAACCTAGAAGTGCCTAACAAAGATTTGGCCTTGAAGCCTGGCATGAAGCTAAGGATTCAAATGACAGAAGAGAAAGACCAAATCGTTCCCACAGTGCCAACGTATAGTATCGTTAAAGAGGGTGATGATGCCTTCGTATTCGTACTTACGGGAGATATTGTCGAGAAGCGCAGCGTACAGCTTGGAAGACTAAATGAACCTAACCAAGAAGTGCTTTCCGGTGTCAAAGAAGGGGAATTGGTTGTGAAATCCAATCCTAATCAGTTAAGAGACAAAGAAAAAGTCCAGATGACAGCAATTGAAGAGCAATAATGAAAAAATGGAGTGACTTGAAATTGAAAATAAATTGGAAACAAACGATGGTCATGTTCATCTTATCCGTCTCCCTAGTGATTCCATCCGCGTCTTTTCATGCTTCAGCAGATGAGAAATATACGCAGTCATCTAGTCTGACTAGCTATCAGCTTACCGATGCGATCAAGGTGGAAGTTAAAAGCATTTTAAATGAATCAACCTCTGAAGGAACTAGAATTGCCGCTGTTGTACGTATCTATAACAATGGAGATCGCTTGACTGGGGTCCCGGAATATGAGGTTCGTGTCAAGACGCAAGAAGGCTTGGAATATATCATGCGTCCGAGTCAAGCTAATGTCAAAAATATTCAACCTAGAGAGACTGCTGAGCTTAGTTATATGAATGTAGTGGATCGTTATGATAATTTTTCATTGACCGAACTTTCTTGGCTGGATGTGGATGAATTCGTCTATCCCAAACAAGAAAAGAGAATCATATCCATCCCAGTATCAGCCATAGAATGGAAAGGGGAGAAGGCTGTCCTTTCTGATCCCGCTGTGATGAAGAAATGGGAAGATACGTTTACGATTCCAGTGTTATCAAGCACGGTAGAATACAAACCGATTAGCCTTAATGAACAGAATACACCAGATGGCCCCATGACGATTGTTGGTTTGCTTGCAACGAATAAGGGGGATAAGAAAACAACGATACCCGATTTTCGAATAAATGGAGTATCCGACAAAAAGGTATATACCGGCAAAAGGCTGGAACAAGATAAGCTGTTACTCGACCCAGGCGAGCAGCATTATGTCCACTATGCCATTCCAGTTAGGGATAGGATGGAGCTGAAGAGCTTATCTATCCTGACGCCCGAAGACTTCGCGGTTGACGACAAAACGCATAACAATTATTTAATAGGCAGATTGATGATTACACTGCCAGGTGCTGATAGTAATCTGCGGTTTTTAAATCAACTAGTACAGTATGAATGGAATAAGCCTATTAAGTTTGATCCGTTATACAAGTTGATAAGACCTGAAGTGGATGTTTCCATGGTGGATTTACAATTGCATGAAAGCGCCGGCGGGGGCTTTAAAGCAGCAGTTGCTAAGTTCAAGCTGCTCAATCATAGCGAAAGTCCGATGCAGGTTCCTCATTTCCAAGCAGAGCTGTCAAGCGTTAGCGGTAAAAAATACTTAGGCACCAGACAAAGTACGCTAGTAGAAACGCTTATTCCGAATATAAGCTATGTGATCTACTATTCATTCATCATACCGAGCACGGAAACTGGTGAGCAGCTGGCCATGCAGATTTTGGATACTAAAAGCGTTGAGCCTTACAGCATTCCGCTCGCTGCTTTCAAGACAAAGGTAATGGAAGAAACAAGCGATAAGTCGCTTGCCTTCTACCCCTTTCAAGTTACTTTGAATGATTGGTCGACAGGGGCCAACTATAATATGGCATCGGGAAGTTTACCTTACTCGTATAAGCTGAATTTGGATTTTAATATCAAGCTGCAGGACGAAGTCGTCGTCGATCAAAGCTTCTCCAAGATGAGGCTCGAATTGGCCGATGCCAAAAACAGAATTATGGTAACGAAGGTTCTTTCGTTTACTGGCGAGAACAAGTTGGTTAGCGGGACTCAGACCATCAATTTTGATTTAGATCGATTTGAAACAACGGTATATCTTCGTATATACGAAATTATTGATACACCCTTCGGGGAAGCAAGACGACTTATCCAAACTTTGAAGCGATAGGAGAGTGAGACAATGGAAGAAAATGCGAAGAGGGAACAAAAATTGTATGCGCGGCCCATGGTTTTAAGTCAACAACCGGTTCGATTTGAGACAGCTCAAAGCTGGAATAAAGGCCACGGTAACCTGAATCACCCGGGTACAGGGAATGGCGGCATTCATTATCCGAACCCTCCGTACACCGGACCGCATAACGGTAACGGAGGCGGCAACGGTAACAAGTAAGTTTGTCCAAGGAGGTCAATAGTGATAGGCTATTGACCTCGAATTTCAATTCGACCCCAGGGGATGAAGCATGGAACTCTTTTATACACAAATTGGTGAGCATGTCATTCATTTGATTTGTCAATCTGAAGCATTAATGGGCATCATACGTAAGAACTTCCAAGCTGCGGATCCGATCGTAAGTAAACCCGATCTCGTTATTTATATCAAAGGGGGATATGGGATTCCCTTTGTTGATTATTACGTCGAAATTACCAAAGAAGTCGATAGCATCTCCTTCCGCAGGGCTGATTATTTGATCGAAGCAGAATTGGATTATCGTTACGCTGTTATTTCCGTAAACAATGAATTGGCTTTAAAGCATGCCTTAATGAATATGTACAGCTCCTATGTGGTTCATCACAAGTGGGGACTGTTAATTCATTCTTCCTGCGTCATGGATAAGGGAAGAGCGTATCTGTTTGCAGGCCATTCCGGTGCTGGTAAATCTACCGCAGCTAAACTGTCAATGCCTCGTAACCTTCTTTCCGATGAAGCAACTGTTGTCAAAATTACGCCGGATAAGGTGACCATCTTTAACTCCCCATTTCGAAGTGAGCTGGACAGAACAACAGGCGCTGAAGAAAATAGTCCGCTAGCCGGGATTTATTTATTGAATCAGGCCGTCGATAATCACATCGTTCCGCTTAGCAAGTCGAGTGGATTCCTTCATCTCATGGATAAAGTGTTTTATTGGTCTCACAGCCCTGAAGAAATCAGGGATATACTTCAATTGTTGCAGCAATTGGTCAACTCGGTCTCGATTTGCGAGCTGCATTTTCAAAAAAACGATACATTTTGGGAGTTGATTTCGTAATGACCCAGTACCTTCGGATGAATGATTATGAGTCTATTCAACTGGATATGGAATGGATTATTTTGAACACAGATGAGTATAACTTAACGAAGTTAAATGGAGTGGGCGGATTTTGCTGGTCATTGCTTGGTGCAGCTCAGACGGTAAGCTCCCTCAGCGAAGCAATTCGGAAGGAGTATGAATCCGTCGACGAAACGGTTGAAGAAGATATTGAAGCGTTCCTGAACGATATGATTGGACGCGGCTTGGTTCAATATGCAGTTTCGTAAGGAATTCCTACAGCTTATTACTCATGTAATGGAAAAGAGAGGATGGATCGAGCTTCCGGCTCGAGGAACGAGTATGTATCCTTTTATCAAGAAGGGGGATATTTGCCGTTTTGTATCCACTGAGGCTGCAAACATAAAGAAAGGCGATATCATCTTATTTCATACACCTCATGGTAACTTAGTCGCCCATCGTTTTTGCCGATTGGTAACTAGGAACGAGCGGTTGCATTACCTTTGTAAGGGAGATACCAACTTAGCGCATGATGAGGCTATTGCATTGGATCAGCTGATTGGCAAGATGATCTGGATTAGGCGAAATGAGCGGATCATCCATGTAACGAATCTAGCCGCTTATGTTTGGGGCCAAACCGTTCTCTCATTCCCCATGATATCGCTATTGTTAAGAGTTTATTTAAATCGAAGAGAAAGCACGCAAGTGTAGACTTTCTGTGGAGTGTCCATATGACAGGAATAATTCGAAGGTACCTACTTGCCGTTAGAGAATACATTACTTTCAAAGACATTAAGAAAACCTACACCTTACTGACTCCATATATGCTGCAGCACTGGAAGGCGTATGCAATTCTCTTTTTCTTGTTATTCGTTGATATCACCCTAACGTTGGCCTATTCGTGGTTCTTTGGAAACCTAACGGACGCTGCTATTCAAAGTAACTTCGCACGTATGAAATGGTTAATTCCCGTTGGAGTTAGCTTTGTTATTCTTAG is drawn from Paenibacillus sp. V4I7 and contains these coding sequences:
- a CDS encoding PqqD family protein, producing the protein MTQYLRMNDYESIQLDMEWIILNTDEYNLTKLNGVGGFCWSLLGAAQTVSSLSEAIRKEYESVDETVEEDIEAFLNDMIGRGLVQYAVS
- a CDS encoding signal peptidase I, coding for MYPFIKKGDICRFVSTEAANIKKGDIILFHTPHGNLVAHRFCRLVTRNERLHYLCKGDTNLAHDEAIALDQLIGKMIWIRRNERIIHVTNLAAYVWGQTVLSFPMISLLLRVYLNRRESTQV